One segment of Pseudobythopirellula maris DNA contains the following:
- a CDS encoding DUF1573 domain-containing protein — protein sequence MPSLLSPRYSVARIAAIVPRTALLGALAAALLSAGGASAQDWAKKMFEKVDHDFGTVARGSDTVYKFEVKNIYKEDVELESVRSSCGCTTPSLEGKLIKTYDKAYVVAQFNTRTFTGLHSATLTVQISKPYRAQVQLRVHGNIRADVVFSPGSVDFGVIDQGATTEKTVGVTYAGRSGWKIEDVRAASDALEVELTERQRSSNRVAYDLLVRMRETAPAGLLSQQLVLVTNDSSAPRIPIDVTARIKPELTAAPENLVFGDVPHGDTVAKKLIVRGKRPFKVESVTCEREGFAFEVDNDEPAIRHLIDVEFNSTGKAGAFRSPVVIATDLGESFTASVNAYATVVASEEPDSAAEADNTTQKTAQNH from the coding sequence ATGCCCAGTTTGTTGTCGCCCCGTTACTCGGTCGCCCGTATCGCGGCGATCGTTCCCAGGACCGCGTTGCTGGGCGCACTGGCGGCTGCGCTGCTGAGCGCAGGCGGCGCCTCGGCCCAGGACTGGGCAAAGAAGATGTTCGAGAAGGTCGACCACGACTTCGGCACGGTCGCCCGCGGCTCGGACACCGTCTACAAGTTCGAGGTCAAGAATATCTACAAGGAGGACGTCGAGCTGGAGAGCGTGCGCTCGAGCTGCGGTTGCACGACCCCTTCGCTCGAGGGCAAGCTGATCAAGACGTACGACAAAGCGTACGTGGTCGCCCAGTTCAACACCCGCACGTTCACCGGGCTGCACTCGGCCACGCTCACCGTGCAGATCAGCAAGCCGTACCGGGCACAGGTGCAGCTGCGCGTCCACGGCAACATACGAGCCGACGTGGTATTCAGCCCGGGCTCGGTTGATTTCGGCGTGATCGACCAAGGGGCGACCACCGAGAAAACAGTGGGAGTGACGTACGCCGGTCGCAGCGGATGGAAGATCGAAGACGTCCGCGCCGCAAGCGACGCCCTCGAAGTTGAGCTCACCGAGCGGCAACGCTCTTCGAACCGAGTGGCCTACGACCTGTTGGTGCGCATGCGTGAGACAGCCCCAGCCGGCCTGCTTTCGCAGCAGCTGGTCTTGGTGACCAACGACTCGTCGGCCCCGCGGATCCCGATCGATGTGACCGCACGCATCAAGCCGGAGCTGACCGCCGCGCCAGAGAACCTGGTGTTCGGCGACGTGCCGCATGGCGACACGGTGGCGAAGAAGCTCATTGTGCGTGGCAAGCGGCCGTTCAAGGTCGAGTCCGTCACCTGCGAGCGGGAAGGTTTCGCCTTCGAGGTCGACAACGACGAGCCCGCCATCCGGCACCTGATCGACGTGGAGTTCAACTCCACGGGCAAGGCGGGCGCGTTTCGCTCGCCGGTGGTGATCGCCACCGACCTCGGCGAATCGTTCACCGCTAGCGTGAACGCCTACGCCACGGTGGTTGCGTCGGAGGAGCCGGACTCGGCGGCGGAAGCGGACAACACGACGCAGAAGACCGCTCAGAACCACTGA
- a CDS encoding outer membrane beta-barrel protein — protein MLQLAPVGAQQPQPLAPGDALALPGLNETGLRHGLQGSCDCADCTADGYAEEGVTPMPWFFQQMHLRHSSTHGRAMGPGSPLRGTSWLNRPFSLSFDTGALLVTNSIDSNVGTANDLMAGVSVGWDWDHYWGAQARVAWSTPNLRNSTQPGTDQGDNLFLGDLSVMYYPWGDSRTRPYYRVGFGLTDVEFTNDAAAREQQTMITLPIGAGFKHQIRRNLAWRGEIVDNIALGQSGTSTLQNFSLTFGVEWRYGGRPDTRWGWSNHGGVW, from the coding sequence ATGCTGCAGCTGGCGCCTGTCGGCGCTCAGCAGCCTCAACCGCTCGCCCCGGGCGACGCGCTTGCGTTGCCCGGTCTGAACGAAACCGGACTGCGGCATGGTTTGCAGGGCAGCTGTGATTGCGCCGACTGCACGGCCGACGGCTACGCCGAGGAGGGGGTCACCCCCATGCCTTGGTTCTTCCAGCAGATGCACCTGCGGCACTCGAGCACCCACGGCCGGGCGATGGGGCCAGGCAGCCCGCTCCGCGGCACCAGCTGGCTCAACCGGCCGTTCAGCCTGAGCTTCGACACCGGGGCGCTGTTGGTCACCAATTCGATCGACAGCAACGTCGGCACGGCCAACGACCTGATGGCTGGCGTTTCGGTCGGCTGGGATTGGGATCATTACTGGGGCGCCCAGGCCCGTGTGGCGTGGTCAACGCCCAACCTGAGAAACAGCACCCAGCCCGGCACGGACCAGGGCGACAACCTGTTCCTGGGCGATTTGTCGGTGATGTATTACCCGTGGGGCGACTCGCGCACCCGGCCGTACTACCGCGTTGGGTTCGGGCTCACCGACGTCGAGTTCACCAATGACGCGGCTGCTCGCGAGCAGCAAACGATGATCACTCTGCCGATCGGGGCTGGATTCAAGCACCAGATCCGCCGCAATCTGGCGTGGCGTGGCGAGATCGTGGACAACATCGCTCTCGGACAGAGCGGCACGTCGACGCTGCAAAACTTCTCACTCACGTTTGGTGTCGAGTGGCGCTACGGCGGCCGTCCCGACACGCGTTGGGGCTGGAGCAATCACGGCGGGGTGTGGTGA
- the typA gene encoding translational GTPase TypA has protein sequence MSNNAATSTEEQIRNVAIIAHVDHGKTTLVDQLMYQSGRYRNEQLDKMAGGQHGLVFDSNDLERERGITIFSKNCAIDYLSDAGSNCRINLIDTPGHADFGGEVERVLMMADGALLVVDAYEGPMPQTRFVLQKALAQGLRPIVVVNKIDRPDSRPDEVVTEVFDLLVDLGADDETLDFPLIFASAKQGWAANAHDERPEDMRALLEKIIASVPAPEDRSAEPTQMLVTTIDFSEFVGRVAIGRVRAGKLRDRQKVTVIDRHGESTTQQIGQLFTFDGLDRKQATEIRCGDICAVVGLDPVSIGATIADPEKPVALPPILIDLPTLHMTFRVNDGPLGGRVGKFVTSRQIGDRLERELRSDAALRVEPGETREQYRVSGRGLMHLGILIENLRREGFELCVGKPTVVERVVDGERQEPVELLVVDVPADHQSSVMALLGDRRANLIKMGQKSGATGFVHMEFSIPARSLIGLRSRMLTATQGNAIVHHTVIGFEPMRGDVPHRSSGVLIAHEPGSVTAYALDALDDRGVFFVKPGDEVYEGQIVGENCKAGDLVVNVVRGKKLTNMRASGKDDSTSTRPPRLMSLEESLEYIDDDELLEVTPAGLRVRKIMLKESDRRRVSRRAQAALSL, from the coding sequence ATGTCGAATAACGCCGCTACCAGCACCGAAGAGCAGATCCGCAACGTCGCGATCATCGCCCACGTCGACCACGGCAAAACGACGCTGGTGGATCAGCTGATGTACCAATCGGGCCGCTACCGCAACGAGCAGCTCGACAAGATGGCCGGCGGACAGCACGGACTGGTGTTCGACTCGAACGACCTGGAGCGGGAACGTGGGATCACGATTTTCAGCAAGAACTGCGCGATCGACTACCTGTCGGACGCCGGATCCAATTGCCGCATCAACCTGATCGACACTCCGGGCCACGCCGACTTCGGCGGCGAGGTCGAGCGCGTGTTGATGATGGCCGACGGCGCCCTGCTGGTGGTCGACGCCTACGAGGGCCCGATGCCGCAGACACGGTTCGTGCTGCAGAAGGCGCTCGCCCAGGGGCTGCGGCCGATCGTGGTGGTCAACAAGATCGACCGCCCCGATTCGCGGCCGGACGAGGTCGTCACCGAGGTGTTCGACCTGCTCGTGGACCTGGGCGCCGACGACGAGACGCTCGACTTCCCACTCATCTTCGCCTCGGCGAAGCAAGGCTGGGCGGCCAACGCCCACGACGAGCGGCCCGAGGACATGCGGGCGCTGCTCGAAAAAATCATCGCCAGCGTGCCGGCGCCGGAGGACCGCTCGGCAGAGCCGACCCAGATGCTGGTCACAACGATCGACTTCTCCGAGTTCGTCGGCCGCGTGGCGATCGGCCGCGTGCGGGCCGGCAAGCTCCGCGACCGGCAGAAGGTGACCGTGATCGACCGCCACGGTGAGTCAACCACGCAGCAGATCGGCCAGCTGTTCACGTTCGACGGCCTCGACCGCAAACAGGCGACCGAGATCCGCTGCGGCGACATCTGCGCCGTGGTCGGTCTCGATCCGGTGAGCATCGGCGCCACGATCGCCGACCCCGAGAAACCGGTCGCCCTGCCGCCGATCTTGATCGACCTGCCGACGCTGCACATGACCTTCCGCGTGAACGACGGACCGCTGGGGGGCCGTGTCGGCAAGTTTGTCACGAGCCGCCAGATCGGCGACCGCCTCGAGCGTGAGCTGCGCAGCGACGCCGCCCTCCGCGTCGAGCCGGGCGAGACGCGCGAGCAGTACCGCGTGTCGGGCCGCGGACTCATGCACCTCGGCATCCTGATCGAGAACCTCCGCCGCGAGGGCTTCGAGCTCTGCGTCGGCAAGCCGACCGTCGTCGAACGCGTTGTCGACGGCGAACGCCAGGAGCCGGTCGAGCTGCTCGTCGTGGACGTGCCGGCCGATCACCAGAGCTCCGTGATGGCGCTCTTGGGCGACCGCCGCGCGAACCTGATCAAGATGGGCCAGAAGTCGGGCGCCACGGGCTTCGTGCACATGGAATTCTCGATCCCAGCCCGCTCGCTGATCGGTCTGCGCAGCCGCATGCTCACCGCCACCCAGGGCAACGCCATCGTCCACCACACCGTGATCGGCTTCGAGCCGATGCGGGGCGACGTGCCCCACCGCTCGAGCGGCGTGCTGATCGCCCACGAGCCGGGCTCGGTCACCGCCTACGCGCTCGACGCGCTCGACGACCGCGGCGTGTTCTTCGTTAAGCCAGGCGACGAGGTCTACGAGGGCCAGATCGTCGGCGAGAACTGCAAGGCGGGCGACCTTGTGGTGAACGTGGTGCGTGGCAAGAAGCTCACCAACATGCGGGCCTCGGGCAAGGACGACAGCACCTCGACCCGCCCGCCGCGGCTGATGTCGCTCGAGGAGAGCCTCGAATACATCGACGACGACGAACTGCTGGAGGTCACCCCCGCCGGGCTCCGCGTGCGGAAGATCATGCTCAAGGAGTCCGACCGTCGTCGCGTGAGCCGCCGGGCGCAGGCCGCGCTTTCGTTGTGA
- the hemG gene encoding protoporphyrinogen oxidase, with protein MDSPSTESRRPKRIAVVGGGVGGLAAALRLSQATPAVDWRLLEASPRLGGVLSTVRKGDWLVEESADNFLTKLPWARDLCDACGIGDELLPTDESRRRAMVVCRGRLAGVPRGFVVMSPRELGPILASPVLSWRGRMRLAIEPLVPRGHKAGDESVASFARRRLGREAYERLVQPLLSGIYTADAERLSMAATMPQLIEQEAEYGSLYRAARHDTNSVNAGESGARYGLFLAPRNGMEQMVQSVADRLPRDRVRTNARVASATLGEAGFAPWRLTDERGEALGEYDGLVLATPAPHAASVLRGINPELAGELGAISYAGVAIVCLGVDKEQVRRPLEGFGFVAPAIEGRRLIAASFASLKFPGRAPDGKLLVRAFIGGALQPELLGLDDDQLIKLAKEELGDLIGLQGEPELTHIARWPGAMPQYHVGHTDRIERIENATAAMPALALAGAAYRGVGIPQCVRSGELAAERVLGGLGPQS; from the coding sequence ATGGACTCCCCGTCTACCGAATCGCGACGGCCGAAGCGCATCGCGGTCGTGGGCGGAGGCGTCGGGGGGCTCGCCGCCGCGTTGCGTCTGAGCCAGGCCACACCGGCGGTCGATTGGCGGCTGCTCGAGGCGTCGCCGCGGCTGGGAGGCGTGCTCAGCACGGTGCGCAAAGGTGATTGGCTGGTCGAAGAGAGCGCCGATAATTTTCTCACCAAGTTGCCGTGGGCTCGCGACTTGTGCGATGCGTGCGGCATCGGCGACGAGTTGCTGCCCACCGACGAGTCACGCCGCCGGGCGATGGTTGTCTGCCGCGGCCGGCTGGCGGGCGTGCCGCGCGGCTTCGTGGTGATGTCACCCCGCGAATTGGGGCCGATCCTTGCGTCGCCCGTCCTCTCTTGGCGAGGCAGGATGCGGCTGGCGATCGAGCCGCTCGTCCCCAGAGGTCATAAGGCCGGAGACGAGAGCGTCGCATCCTTCGCCCGCCGCCGGCTCGGACGCGAGGCTTATGAGCGATTGGTGCAGCCGCTCCTCTCCGGCATCTACACCGCCGACGCCGAGCGTCTGAGCATGGCCGCCACCATGCCGCAGCTGATCGAGCAAGAGGCCGAATACGGCAGCCTCTACCGGGCGGCGCGGCATGACACGAACAGCGTGAACGCCGGCGAGAGCGGCGCCCGCTACGGCTTGTTCCTCGCCCCTCGCAATGGCATGGAGCAGATGGTGCAGTCGGTGGCCGATCGGCTGCCGCGTGATCGGGTGAGGACAAATGCGAGGGTGGCGAGCGCCACGCTCGGAGAGGCGGGCTTCGCCCCCTGGCGGCTGACCGACGAACGTGGTGAGGCGCTGGGGGAGTACGACGGCTTGGTGCTCGCCACGCCGGCGCCGCACGCCGCGTCGGTGCTGCGCGGCATTAACCCAGAGCTAGCGGGCGAGCTTGGGGCGATCAGCTACGCCGGCGTCGCCATTGTTTGCCTCGGTGTCGACAAGGAGCAGGTGCGACGGCCGCTCGAAGGTTTTGGGTTTGTCGCTCCAGCGATTGAAGGCCGTCGGTTGATCGCCGCGAGCTTCGCCAGTCTCAAGTTCCCCGGCCGGGCCCCCGACGGCAAGCTGCTCGTGCGGGCGTTCATCGGCGGGGCCTTGCAGCCGGAACTGCTGGGCCTCGACGACGATCAGCTTATCAAGCTGGCTAAAGAGGAGCTTGGCGACTTGATCGGCCTGCAGGGCGAGCCGGAGCTCACACACATCGCCCGCTGGCCGGGGGCGATGCCACAATACCATGTGGGGCACACCGACCGGATCGAACGCATCGAGAACGCCACAGCGGCGATGCCCGCCCTGGCGCTGGCGGGCGCCGCCTATCGCGGGGTGGGGATACCGCAGTGCGTGCGTTCCGGAGAGCTAGCCGCCGAGCGGGTGCTCGGCGGCCTTGGCCCCCAGTCCTAG
- a CDS encoding hybrid sensor histidine kinase/response regulator: MSHQDTTNVDGPDASLPEGECGPTAQGQGAADRPASGQSATGQSETGPSPAPQGDKPKILCLSRGDAESQALNQRFADGVDVDTVSSPLRAIAKLANGDYQGVYADAALMLPSAEAGRIIQNEQILRGMPDGVALLDADNRVLWANGTLCGWTTRDGVVGVNFYQLLGGPEILGPEFCPFHTALATGKPATTTLRCEEGRYFMVSAAPLPNFDGSPAEQLVVTLRDVTDEQQQQQKLAAIHQAGIELADLTPEEVASMGFEERIELLKSNILHYTQDVLQFDVVEIRMLDQNTGVLDPLLAVGIKPEAERRTLRSETSGNGVTGFVAATGKSYLCEDTSEDPLYLEGAQDARSSLTVPLSLHDQVIGTFNVESPSPGRFTESDRQFLEIFSRDVAMALNTLELLAAEKASTAAASVEAIHSAVALPVDDILNDAVNVMERYIGHEPDVVERLQRILRNARDIKQVIQKIGQNLAPVEARPLSARVEQRPLLAGKRLLVADDDDAVRVAAHDLLERYHCVVETAHDGKEAMYMCRNLGPGEAYDAIIADIRLPDMSGYELLLNLKERLNHVPLILMTGFGYDPGHSIVKARQAGLQAVLYKPFRLDQLIETVEQVVGSKVTA, from the coding sequence GTGTCGCACCAAGACACAACCAATGTTGACGGCCCGGACGCTTCGCTCCCCGAGGGCGAGTGTGGGCCGACGGCCCAGGGCCAGGGGGCGGCCGATCGCCCCGCGTCTGGTCAATCTGCGACAGGTCAATCGGAGACCGGCCCCTCGCCCGCACCGCAGGGTGATAAGCCCAAGATCCTCTGCCTGTCGCGTGGCGACGCCGAATCGCAAGCGCTCAATCAGCGGTTCGCCGACGGGGTCGACGTCGATACGGTGAGCTCCCCTCTGCGAGCGATCGCCAAGCTCGCCAACGGCGACTACCAGGGGGTCTACGCCGACGCCGCTCTCATGCTCCCCTCGGCCGAAGCGGGACGCATCATTCAGAACGAGCAGATCCTGCGCGGCATGCCCGACGGGGTGGCGCTCCTCGATGCGGACAACCGGGTGCTGTGGGCCAACGGCACGCTCTGCGGCTGGACGACGCGCGACGGCGTTGTGGGCGTCAACTTCTATCAGTTGCTTGGCGGCCCCGAGATCCTCGGCCCCGAGTTCTGCCCATTCCACACGGCCCTCGCCACGGGCAAGCCGGCCACCACGACGCTCCGCTGCGAAGAGGGCCGCTATTTCATGGTGAGTGCGGCGCCGCTGCCGAACTTCGACGGATCGCCCGCTGAGCAGTTAGTCGTCACGCTCCGCGACGTGACCGATGAGCAGCAGCAACAGCAGAAGCTTGCGGCGATCCACCAAGCGGGCATCGAGCTCGCCGACCTCACGCCCGAGGAGGTGGCCAGCATGGGATTCGAGGAGCGGATCGAGCTCCTCAAGTCGAACATCTTGCACTACACGCAGGACGTGCTGCAGTTCGACGTGGTCGAGATCCGCATGCTGGACCAGAACACCGGCGTGCTCGACCCGCTGCTGGCCGTGGGCATCAAGCCCGAGGCCGAACGCCGCACCCTGCGGTCCGAGACGTCTGGCAACGGCGTGACCGGTTTTGTGGCGGCCACGGGCAAGAGCTATTTGTGCGAGGACACGAGCGAGGACCCGCTTTACCTCGAAGGCGCCCAAGACGCCCGCAGCTCGCTCACCGTCCCGTTGTCGTTGCACGACCAGGTGATCGGCACGTTCAACGTCGAGAGCCCCTCTCCGGGCCGCTTCACCGAGAGCGATCGACAGTTCCTGGAGATCTTCTCGCGCGATGTGGCGATGGCGCTCAACACGCTGGAGCTGCTGGCCGCCGAGAAGGCGTCGACCGCAGCGGCCAGCGTCGAGGCGATCCACTCGGCGGTCGCCCTGCCGGTGGACGACATCCTCAACGACGCCGTCAACGTGATGGAGCGTTACATCGGCCACGAGCCGGACGTGGTCGAGCGGTTGCAACGCATCTTACGCAACGCCCGCGACATCAAGCAGGTGATCCAGAAGATCGGCCAGAACCTGGCGCCCGTGGAGGCCCGCCCGCTGAGCGCTCGCGTCGAGCAGCGTCCGCTCTTGGCGGGCAAGCGGCTGTTGGTGGCCGACGACGACGACGCCGTGCGTGTCGCGGCCCACGACCTGTTGGAGCGTTACCACTGTGTGGTGGAGACGGCCCACGACGGCAAAGAGGCGATGTACATGTGCCGCAACCTCGGCCCCGGCGAGGCGTACGACGCCATCATCGCCGACATACGTCTGCCCGACATGTCGGGCTACGAGTTGCTGCTCAACCTCAAGGAGCGACTCAATCACGTGCCGCTGATCCTGATGACCGGCTTCGGCTACGATCCGGGTCACTCGATTGTCAAAGCTCGCCAGGCCGGCCTGCAGGCGGTGCTCTACAAGCCATTCCGCCTCGACCAGCTCATCGAGACCGTGGAACAGGTCGTTGGATCGAAGGTCACGGCCTGA
- a CDS encoding SHD1 domain-containing protein has translation MKRLLNTAFVALVAFATAIQPASAGLWSRIHSQSAPSCCQPVCCEPAPSCEPEPCCEPAVVHETSCCGEQSSEVVEQTWSSESRSSETLHSTQMQSEPELADPEPVSPPANDFEQPTELEPMAPAAAEEQEPAFPFDEPAAESMPEPDTAEVFEEPAFDEPMFEEPATEEPAFEEPAFEEQPAEEPVFEDPMPFEPAPEDEPADDFFGAEPAPVEEPAEEAAPFGDEAFGAEDFGGNDFGGEDNLFEEPAAPAEEMPADAPAAEPAAEEPADDFFGGDELFDGPAEAPADEPAADEGDDLFGDFGDAPAEPPAEEAPDDGDFFGGFGDTETEDDLFGAPPAEDVPANEAPADEPPADDEDDLFGDFGAILREPGGYASTESRPWVDNSGQFSCVGRLVAVQEGSVRLLKSSGRTTTVPLGRLSEADIEFVNRQAVAEIKLGVEGIAQTAQR, from the coding sequence ATGAAGAGGCTCCTGAACACCGCGTTTGTGGCTCTGGTGGCGTTCGCCACAGCGATCCAGCCCGCTTCGGCCGGGCTGTGGTCTCGCATCCACAGCCAATCGGCGCCCTCTTGCTGCCAGCCTGTCTGCTGCGAGCCCGCTCCGAGTTGTGAGCCCGAGCCGTGCTGCGAGCCGGCTGTTGTGCACGAGACGAGCTGCTGCGGTGAGCAGTCGTCTGAGGTCGTCGAGCAGACTTGGTCATCGGAGTCCCGGTCTTCGGAGACCCTGCACTCGACGCAAATGCAATCGGAGCCCGAACTGGCCGACCCCGAGCCGGTCAGCCCGCCAGCGAACGATTTTGAGCAGCCGACCGAGCTGGAGCCGATGGCGCCCGCTGCGGCCGAAGAGCAGGAGCCCGCTTTCCCGTTCGATGAGCCAGCGGCCGAGTCGATGCCGGAGCCCGATACCGCCGAGGTGTTTGAGGAGCCCGCGTTCGACGAACCGATGTTCGAGGAGCCGGCGACTGAAGAACCGGCATTCGAGGAGCCGGCCTTCGAAGAGCAGCCCGCCGAAGAACCTGTTTTCGAAGACCCGATGCCGTTCGAGCCCGCCCCAGAGGATGAGCCCGCGGACGATTTCTTTGGCGCCGAACCGGCGCCGGTAGAAGAGCCGGCCGAGGAGGCCGCTCCGTTCGGTGATGAGGCTTTCGGGGCCGAAGACTTTGGCGGCAACGACTTCGGCGGCGAAGACAACCTCTTCGAAGAGCCCGCCGCTCCGGCCGAAGAAATGCCGGCCGACGCCCCGGCCGCTGAGCCTGCCGCCGAAGAGCCCGCCGACGATTTCTTCGGTGGCGACGAGCTCTTCGATGGCCCCGCCGAGGCCCCTGCCGACGAGCCGGCGGCCGATGAAGGCGACGATCTGTTCGGCGATTTTGGCGACGCCCCGGCTGAGCCGCCCGCCGAAGAAGCCCCGGACGACGGCGATTTCTTTGGCGGCTTCGGCGACACCGAGACCGAGGACGACCTGTTTGGCGCCCCTCCGGCGGAAGATGTGCCGGCTAACGAAGCCCCCGCTGATGAGCCGCCGGCCGACGATGAGGACGACCTGTTTGGCGACTTCGGCGCCATCCTCCGTGAGCCGGGCGGTTACGCCAGCACGGAGTCGCGTCCCTGGGTCGACAACTCGGGCCAGTTCTCTTGTGTTGGCCGACTGGTCGCCGTCCAGGAGGGAAGCGTTCGTCTGCTCAAGTCGAGCGGCCGCACGACGACGGTCCCGCTCGGACGGTTGAGCGAGGCCGACATCGAATTCGTCAACCGCCAGGCGGTTGCCGAGATCAAGCTCGGCGTTGAGGGCATCGCTCAGACCGCCCAACGCTAG
- a CDS encoding prephenate dehydrogenase, giving the protein MPDVRFQRVAVVGVGLIGGSIGLALKARGVAAEVVGVGRSERSLGRMRDAGVVDLATLDLSEAARGADVVVACTPVGEVAAALARAAQACPAEALLTDAGSTKVQIVGDAIAALGAKAPQFVGAHPLAGDHRTGPESARADLFEGRVIVLTPTDETDPAALQRAHDFWSSLGAEVVETTPERHDRGLAATSHTPHVAAAALAAATPAETLDYAATGWADTTRVAAGDAALWRDILLQNRECVRDSLAALRARLEDYDKALADGDGPALERMLLEGKERRDALGS; this is encoded by the coding sequence TTGCCAGACGTCCGGTTCCAACGCGTTGCCGTCGTAGGCGTCGGCCTGATCGGCGGCTCGATTGGCTTGGCGCTCAAAGCCCGCGGCGTCGCCGCCGAGGTGGTTGGCGTCGGCCGGAGCGAGCGGAGCCTGGGCCGCATGCGCGACGCCGGCGTGGTCGACCTCGCCACGCTCGACCTGTCCGAGGCGGCCCGCGGGGCCGATGTGGTGGTGGCCTGCACCCCGGTCGGCGAAGTGGCGGCCGCCCTGGCCCGGGCGGCCCAAGCTTGCCCCGCCGAGGCCCTGCTCACCGACGCCGGCAGCACCAAAGTCCAAATCGTGGGCGATGCGATCGCCGCGCTCGGCGCCAAGGCGCCGCAGTTCGTGGGCGCCCACCCGCTTGCGGGTGACCACCGCACGGGACCCGAATCGGCGCGGGCCGACCTCTTCGAAGGCCGCGTGATCGTGCTCACTCCCACGGACGAGACGGACCCCGCCGCGCTCCAACGGGCCCACGACTTCTGGTCGTCACTCGGAGCCGAGGTGGTGGAAACCACCCCCGAACGCCACGACCGCGGTTTGGCCGCAACCAGCCACACACCGCATGTGGCCGCGGCCGCGTTGGCGGCGGCTACGCCCGCCGAGACGCTCGACTACGCCGCCACCGGTTGGGCCGACACGACCCGCGTGGCGGCTGGCGACGCCGCGTTGTGGCGCGACATTTTGCTGCAGAACCGTGAATGCGTGCGGGACTCACTCGCCGCGTTACGCGCCCGGCTCGAAGACTACGACAAGGCTTTGGCCGACGGCGACGGCCCGGCTCTCGAACGAATGTTACTCGAAGGAAAAGAACGACGTGACGCTCTGGGAAGTTAA